A genomic region of Streptomyces sp. R33 contains the following coding sequences:
- a CDS encoding SpoIIE family protein phosphatase translates to MHDPVFRDASGALSDADEDTYALLDARGVVIGWGPGAERLLGYTAREVHGWRGSDLLVRRTELGHAVLRHRSGRGVEVALHARPMESTTGDRQWLIQATDTDATRRHELSEALIRGLFTESPFLIDVFDTQLRFIAQNDALRRGGGFANEEFVGRTMSEVAPPDLLDMEALEARQRRVLETGEALVQTEVRGLLRGDPDRQHVWSETILPLRSSSGELIALAHAVADVTERARARERLALINDASTRIGTTLDVLHTAQELVDVAVPEFADHAYVNLPAQVFGGVEPLVGPVGEAETLLRAATSSAPGTMVKAAVATGDPDPFTTGPGSLFTRAMASGEPLLLTGEELIAELTPVDPRQAERVRAYGVHSWLLVPMSARGAVLGAAVFVRHARAHGFEPDDVLLAEEIAARAAVCIDNASRYTRERTASLALRRSLLPQRLPVLGALEAVTRYLPAHGHAELGGAWYDVIPLSGARVALVVGDAQGHGLNAAVTMGRLRTAVRTLADLDLSPDELLSYMDDQIHRFVDEHGQDEFSGPRPGGAAGTTCVYAVFDPISRQCAVACAGHPPPVLAPVGGEPALVALPAGPPLGFGGSPFESAELTLDDGDVLVLYTHGLVAAPDRSVDLGLERIPEALAGIPLAAPSGPGRRGNGLGQACDAVIGRLLPVLPQDDVAVLMVRLHELDAGHHVTWDLPAEPEVVARARTLATRQLTVWGLEELEFTTELVVSELVTNAIRYGSPPIQLRMIRDRELICEVSDGSSTSPHVRRAQETDEGGRGLFMVAQLAQLWGTRYHARGKTIWAEQPFPEGFLEEADASSRNG, encoded by the coding sequence ATGCACGACCCGGTGTTCCGCGATGCCTCCGGCGCGCTTTCGGATGCGGACGAAGACACCTACGCGCTCCTCGACGCGCGCGGCGTGGTCATCGGCTGGGGCCCGGGGGCGGAGCGGCTGCTCGGGTACACCGCCCGGGAGGTGCACGGGTGGCGCGGGTCGGATCTGCTGGTCAGGCGGACGGAGCTCGGGCACGCCGTCCTGCGGCACCGGAGCGGGCGCGGGGTCGAGGTGGCGCTGCACGCGCGTCCCATGGAGTCCACGACCGGTGACCGGCAGTGGCTGATCCAGGCGACCGACACCGACGCCACGCGCCGGCACGAGCTGAGCGAGGCCCTGATCAGGGGGCTGTTCACCGAGTCCCCTTTCCTCATCGACGTCTTCGACACGCAGCTGCGCTTCATCGCGCAGAACGACGCCCTGCGGCGCGGCGGGGGGTTCGCGAACGAGGAGTTCGTCGGGCGGACCATGTCCGAGGTGGCGCCGCCCGATCTGCTGGACATGGAGGCCCTCGAGGCGCGGCAGCGCCGTGTCCTGGAGACCGGTGAGGCTCTGGTCCAGACCGAGGTACGGGGCCTGCTGCGGGGTGATCCCGACCGGCAGCACGTCTGGTCCGAGACCATCCTGCCGCTGCGCAGCAGCTCAGGCGAGCTGATCGCGCTCGCGCACGCCGTGGCCGACGTGACCGAACGGGCCCGGGCCCGCGAGCGGTTGGCCCTGATCAACGACGCGAGCACGCGCATCGGCACCACGCTGGACGTCCTGCACACCGCGCAGGAGCTCGTCGACGTGGCCGTCCCGGAGTTCGCCGACCACGCCTACGTCAACCTCCCCGCCCAGGTCTTCGGCGGCGTGGAGCCGCTCGTCGGCCCGGTGGGCGAGGCCGAGACGCTGCTGCGCGCGGCGACTTCCTCCGCACCCGGGACCATGGTGAAGGCGGCGGTCGCAACGGGCGATCCCGACCCTTTCACCACCGGGCCGGGCTCCCTGTTCACCCGGGCCATGGCCAGCGGCGAACCACTGCTGCTGACGGGCGAGGAACTGATCGCGGAGCTCACGCCCGTCGACCCCCGGCAGGCCGAGCGGGTCCGTGCGTACGGAGTCCACTCCTGGCTGCTCGTACCGATGTCCGCCCGCGGGGCGGTGCTCGGCGCCGCGGTCTTCGTACGCCACGCCCGCGCCCACGGGTTCGAGCCGGACGACGTGCTGCTGGCCGAGGAGATCGCGGCCCGCGCGGCGGTGTGCATCGACAACGCCAGCCGCTACACGCGGGAGCGGACGGCCTCCCTGGCCCTGCGGCGCAGCCTGCTGCCCCAGCGGCTGCCCGTCCTCGGCGCCCTGGAGGCGGTGACCCGCTACCTGCCGGCGCACGGCCACGCGGAGCTGGGCGGGGCTTGGTACGACGTGATCCCCCTGTCGGGCGCCCGGGTGGCGCTGGTGGTGGGCGATGCGCAGGGGCACGGCCTGAACGCCGCGGTGACCATGGGCCGGCTGCGTACCGCCGTACGGACCCTCGCGGACCTCGACCTCTCCCCCGACGAGCTGCTCTCGTACATGGACGACCAGATCCACCGGTTCGTGGACGAGCACGGCCAGGACGAGTTCAGCGGCCCGCGCCCCGGCGGGGCGGCCGGGACGACCTGTGTGTACGCGGTCTTCGATCCGATCTCGCGGCAGTGCGCCGTGGCCTGCGCGGGACATCCGCCGCCGGTGCTCGCCCCGGTGGGCGGGGAGCCCGCCCTCGTCGCACTGCCCGCCGGGCCTCCCCTGGGCTTCGGCGGATCGCCGTTCGAGAGCGCCGAGCTGACGCTGGACGACGGGGACGTACTGGTGCTGTACACGCACGGCCTGGTCGCGGCGCCCGACCGGAGCGTCGACCTCGGCCTCGAACGGATCCCGGAGGCGCTGGCGGGCATCCCGCTCGCCGCGCCGTCCGGACCCGGGCGCCGTGGGAACGGGCTGGGCCAGGCCTGTGACGCGGTGATCGGCCGGCTGCTGCCGGTGCTCCCGCAGGACGACGTGGCGGTGCTGATGGTGCGCCTCCACGAGCTGGACGCGGGCCACCACGTCACATGGGACCTGCCCGCCGAGCCCGAGGTCGTCGCCCGGGCCCGTACGCTCGCGACGCGCCAGCTGACCGTATGGGGGCTGGAGGAACTGGAGTTCACCACCGAGCTGGTGGTCAGCGAGCTGGTCACCAACGCGATCCGCTACGGGAGTCCGCCGATCCAGCTGCGCATGATCCGCGACCGCGAGCTGATCTGCGAGGTCTCGGACGGCAGCAGCACCTCCCCGCACGTACGGCGCGCGCAGGAGACCGACGAGGGAGGGCGCGGGCTGTTCATGGTGGCGCAGCTCGCCCAGCTCTGGGGCACCCGCTACCACGCCCGCGGCAAGACCATCTGGGCCGAACAGCCCTTCCCCGAAGGGTTCCTGGAGGAGGCGGATGCCTCCTCCAGGAATGGTTGA
- the fusA gene encoding elongation factor G, producing the protein MRTDQNTSTTVRNLGILAHVDAGKTTVTERILYATGATHKRGEVHKGTTVTDYDPQERDRGITIFAAAVSCTWDGHRINLIDTPGHVDFSDEVERSLRVLDGAVAVFDAVAGVEPQSESVWRQADRHGVPRLVFVNKMDRVGADLDQAVASVRERLHVVPLVVQLPIGQEDGFTGAVDLVHMRALVWGEGPEPFVTGAVPEALCDEARRRRRLLEERVAELHPAALEEYCATSALSASTLTAALRDLTRSGEGVVVLCGSAYRNRGIEPLLDAVVSYLPSPADMPPVRGTSGAAVEERAADPSAPFAALAFKVSATATGRLTCLRVYSGTMRKGDTVLDAGTGRTERIGRILHVQADRHAEADRAVAGDIVAVVGLKGTRAGSTLCAPDAPLVLEPPKAAAPVVSVAVEAAHSTETARLSSALAGLVEEDPSLVVRTDPETGQTVLSGMGELHLEVAVEKIRRSHGLHIAVGRPRVAYRETVARGVTGLVYRHVKQDGGAGQFAHVVLDVEPVEERDAGSGEAGGDGAFEFRSAVVGGRVPQEYVRAVESGCRDALAEGPLGGHPVTGLRVTLTDGATHPKDSSEMAFRAAGRFALREALRAAQMELLEPVVEVVVTVPDDAVGGVLGDLAARRGRVSGSAARTGTTAVTATVPLAELFGYASRLRSRSQGRGTFTTRPTGYAPVPAAAYQQALSG; encoded by the coding sequence ATGCGCACCGACCAGAACACCTCGACCACCGTCCGCAACCTCGGCATCCTCGCGCACGTCGACGCCGGGAAGACCACCGTCACCGAGCGGATCCTCTACGCCACCGGGGCCACCCACAAACGCGGCGAGGTCCACAAGGGCACGACCGTCACCGACTACGACCCCCAGGAGCGCGACCGTGGCATCACCATCTTCGCCGCCGCCGTCAGCTGTACGTGGGACGGCCACCGCATCAACCTGATCGACACACCGGGACACGTCGACTTCTCCGACGAAGTGGAACGCTCGCTGCGCGTACTGGACGGGGCGGTCGCGGTGTTCGACGCCGTCGCCGGCGTCGAACCGCAGAGCGAGTCGGTATGGCGACAGGCCGACCGGCACGGCGTGCCGCGCCTCGTGTTCGTCAACAAGATGGACCGTGTCGGCGCCGATCTCGACCAGGCGGTCGCGTCCGTACGGGAGCGGCTGCACGTGGTCCCGCTGGTCGTCCAGCTGCCCATCGGGCAGGAGGACGGCTTCACCGGGGCGGTGGACCTCGTCCACATGCGTGCGCTGGTCTGGGGGGAGGGGCCCGAACCGTTCGTGACGGGCGCCGTACCCGAGGCCCTGTGCGACGAGGCACGCCGCCGGCGACGGCTGCTGGAGGAGCGGGTGGCGGAGCTCCATCCGGCCGCCCTGGAGGAGTACTGCGCCACCTCGGCGCTCTCCGCCTCCACGCTGACCGCCGCGCTGCGCGACCTGACCCGCAGCGGTGAAGGCGTCGTCGTGCTGTGCGGCTCGGCGTACCGCAACCGCGGGATCGAGCCGCTGCTCGACGCCGTCGTGTCCTACCTCCCCTCGCCGGCCGACATGCCTCCGGTACGGGGGACCAGCGGCGCGGCGGTGGAGGAACGGGCCGCCGACCCTTCGGCGCCCTTCGCCGCGCTGGCCTTCAAGGTGAGCGCGACGGCGACCGGCCGGCTGACCTGCCTGCGGGTCTATTCGGGAACGATGAGGAAGGGGGACACCGTGCTCGACGCGGGCACCGGCCGGACCGAGCGGATCGGACGGATCCTGCACGTGCAGGCCGACCGGCACGCCGAGGCGGACCGGGCCGTGGCCGGAGACATCGTCGCCGTGGTCGGCCTCAAGGGCACCCGCGCCGGCTCCACGCTGTGCGCACCGGACGCTCCGCTCGTCCTGGAACCGCCGAAGGCCGCCGCACCGGTGGTGTCCGTGGCGGTGGAGGCTGCCCACAGCACCGAGACGGCGCGTCTGTCCTCGGCACTGGCCGGGCTGGTCGAGGAGGACCCGTCGCTCGTGGTCCGGACGGATCCCGAGACGGGCCAGACGGTCCTGTCGGGGATGGGCGAGCTGCACCTGGAGGTGGCGGTGGAGAAGATCCGCCGCAGCCACGGGCTGCACATCGCGGTGGGCCGCCCGCGCGTGGCGTACCGGGAGACGGTGGCGCGCGGCGTGACGGGTCTGGTGTACCGGCACGTCAAACAGGACGGCGGCGCCGGTCAGTTCGCCCATGTGGTCCTCGACGTCGAGCCCGTGGAGGAGCGGGACGCCGGCAGCGGCGAGGCCGGCGGTGACGGCGCGTTCGAGTTCCGGTCGGCCGTCGTCGGCGGACGGGTACCGCAGGAGTACGTCCGCGCGGTGGAGTCGGGCTGCCGGGACGCGCTCGCCGAGGGCCCCCTCGGCGGCCATCCGGTGACCGGGCTGCGGGTCACCCTGACCGACGGGGCCACCCATCCCAAGGACTCCTCGGAGATGGCGTTCCGGGCGGCGGGCAGGTTCGCGCTGCGCGAGGCCCTGCGCGCCGCCCAGATGGAGCTGCTGGAGCCGGTGGTCGAGGTCGTGGTGACCGTGCCCGACGACGCCGTCGGCGGAGTGCTCGGCGATCTGGCCGCCCGGCGCGGACGGGTCTCGGGCTCGGCCGCGAGGACGGGGACCACGGCGGTCACCGCCACCGTGCCGCTGGCCGAACTCTTCGGCTACGCGTCCCGGTTGCGCAGCCGCAGCCAGGGCCGGGGCACGTTCACCACCCGCCCCACGGGCTACGCGCCCGTCCCGGCGGCGGCGTACCAGCAGGCCCTGTCCGGCTAG